A region of the Pseudarthrobacter phenanthrenivorans Sphe3 genome:
GGTGGGAGAAGTTTCATGACCCGGCTGAGCATCGTTCACAAGACGGCCTACAAGTACAACAAGCGCGTCACGCTGTCCTACAACGAGTCCAGGATGACACCGCTCACGGATTCCCAGCAGGTGGTGCTGGAATCCGTGGTCAAGGTCTCGCCGTCGCAGGCCGCCGTGAGCACCTACCGGGACTACTGGGGGACCAGGGTCACGGCCTTCGACATGCAGATGCCGCACGAGCACCTTGAAGTTGTCTCCAACATCACGGTGGAAGTGCACCGGGCCGAGAAGATCCCGTCGGAACAGGACATCGTGGGCTGGGACGTCCTTGCCTCTCCCGCGACGCTAAACACCTTCAGCGACTGGCTGCCCCAGTCCAGGCTGAGCGGCCCCGGCGACGAGGTCCTGGGCCTCATCCCCGGGGTGGTGTCCGGAAAGAACCCGCACGACGCCGCCATGGCGGTCTTCGAATGGATGCGTGGCGAAATGACCTACATGTCAGGTTCCACCGCGGTGACCACCAACGCCGAAGAGGCCTGGGGCCAGCGCCAGGGTGTCTGCCAGGACCTGGCCCATCTGGCGATCGGTGCCCTGCGCAGCTGCGGTATTCCGGCCCGCTACGTCTCCGGCTACCTGCACCCGCGTTCCAGCGCGGGCGTCGGTGAAACCGTGGCCGGACAGTCGCACGCCTGGCTGGAATGGTGGGACGGCGACTGGCGGAG
Encoded here:
- a CDS encoding transglutaminase family protein, which translates into the protein MTRLSIVHKTAYKYNKRVTLSYNESRMTPLTDSQQVVLESVVKVSPSQAAVSTYRDYWGTRVTAFDMQMPHEHLEVVSNITVEVHRAEKIPSEQDIVGWDVLASPATLNTFSDWLPQSRLSGPGDEVLGLIPGVVSGKNPHDAAMAVFEWMRGEMTYMSGSTAVTTNAEEAWGQRQGVCQDLAHLAIGALRSCGIPARYVSGYLHPRSSAGVGETVAGQSHAWLEWWDGDWRSWDPTNHKPAGDFHVTVARGRDYRDVSPLKGILSGGGGSALNVSVEITQLA